A window of Clavibacter michiganensis contains these coding sequences:
- a CDS encoding sensor histidine kinase, giving the protein MTRALAGAPPRTPDNPISLARIETILARGASAFGLLFALQSLQVVNGQLDAMRPAWSIAFLVVFFGGLVWTCVAGVIRRGVVPAHATVALVFVLALATWPFAIVPETLSTIPQPFLYQELTVATTCAAMAFRLWIAVIYTVAVPLGLGFLEVAVRHGVITPLDSFLQVLYSIILGGSVLMIVTVLRQAALGVDWAQGTALTRYSHAVRQHATEVERVQVDAIVHDSVLTTLLSAARTADPAARKLAATMAANAMGHLAAAEQGTDDDASVPLRAVAKRIVDAASALSAPFVLETRDLGARTVPVATAEAIYSAAVQAMMNSLQHAGTSAETITRTLVISGHGDEGVAIDVVDDGVGFDQRRIPTERLGLRVSIKERVAQAGGLVTIDSAPGEGTAVRIRWPAPSDAAAPEAPILPGDLDAAPTERPDRERGDR; this is encoded by the coding sequence GTGACGCGCGCCCTCGCCGGCGCCCCGCCGCGGACCCCCGACAACCCCATCAGCCTCGCCCGCATCGAGACGATCCTCGCCCGCGGCGCCAGCGCGTTCGGTCTGCTCTTCGCCCTGCAGTCGCTGCAGGTCGTCAACGGGCAGCTGGACGCCATGCGCCCGGCCTGGAGCATCGCCTTCCTCGTGGTGTTCTTCGGCGGCCTCGTCTGGACGTGCGTCGCCGGCGTGATCCGCCGCGGGGTCGTGCCCGCGCACGCGACCGTCGCCCTGGTCTTCGTCCTCGCGCTCGCGACGTGGCCGTTCGCGATCGTCCCCGAGACCCTCTCGACCATCCCGCAGCCGTTCCTGTACCAGGAGCTCACGGTCGCGACCACGTGCGCCGCGATGGCCTTCCGCCTCTGGATCGCGGTGATCTACACGGTCGCCGTGCCGCTCGGGCTCGGCTTCCTCGAGGTGGCGGTGCGCCACGGCGTGATCACGCCGCTCGACTCGTTCCTGCAGGTCCTCTACTCGATCATCCTCGGCGGCTCGGTCCTGATGATCGTCACGGTGCTCCGACAGGCGGCCCTCGGGGTCGACTGGGCCCAGGGCACCGCGCTGACGCGCTACTCGCACGCGGTGCGCCAGCATGCCACGGAGGTGGAGCGCGTGCAGGTCGACGCGATCGTGCACGACAGCGTGCTCACCACGCTGCTCTCGGCGGCCCGCACCGCGGATCCGGCGGCCAGGAAGCTCGCCGCCACGATGGCCGCCAACGCGATGGGGCACCTGGCCGCGGCGGAGCAGGGCACGGACGACGACGCCTCGGTGCCCCTGCGCGCCGTCGCGAAGCGCATCGTCGACGCCGCCTCCGCGCTCTCCGCGCCGTTCGTCCTCGAGACGCGCGACCTCGGCGCGCGCACGGTCCCGGTGGCCACCGCCGAGGCGATCTACTCCGCGGCGGTGCAGGCGATGATGAACAGCCTCCAGCACGCCGGCACCTCGGCCGAGACCATCACCCGGACGCTCGTCATCTCCGGCCACGGTGACGAGGGCGTGGCGATCGACGTCGTCGACGACGGCGTCGGGTTCGACCAGCGCCGCATCCCCACTGAGCGCCTGGGGCTCCGCGTGTCCATCAAGGAGCGCGTGGCGCAGGCCGGCGGGCTCGTCACCATCGACTCGGCGCCGGGGGAGGGCACGGCCGTGCGGATCCGCTGGCCCGCCCCGTCCGACGCCGCCGCGCCCGAGGCACCCATCCTCCCCGGGGACCTCGACGCGGCTCCGACCGAGCGCCCGGATCGCGAGAGGGGCGACCGGTGA
- a CDS encoding NAD(P)H-quinone dehydrogenase, producing the protein MGYEFEANQRIAVLGGGPGGYEAAIAGAQLGAEVTLVERVGVGGSAVMTDVVPSKTLIATAEATNALGEAADLGVQFFSRGEATRRPVRPEVAVNLQAVNDRLLRLARQQSEDMKSSLIRAGVRIVQGEGRLDGPNRIIVSTGRGGGRGTDFDEIDADTTVISTGASPRILDTAKPDGERILTWTQLYTMDCVPEHLIVVGSGVTGAEFASAYTALGAKVTLISSRDQVLPGEDADAARVIEDVFTRNGMTVLSKSRAESVVRKGDGVVATLSDGRVVEGSHCLMAVGSVPNTAGIGLEEAGVQMSDSGHIRVNRVARTSVPSVYAAGDCTTFLPLASVASMQGRTAVYHAMGDAVSPTELRNVTSNIFTQPEIATVGWSQKQIEEGLAQGDIYKLPLASNPRAKMQNVKDGFVKLFARTGSGTVIGGVIVAPKASELIFPLALAVEHRLTVDDVARAFTVYPSLSGSISDAARAMHIVL; encoded by the coding sequence ATGGGATACGAGTTCGAGGCCAACCAGCGGATCGCCGTCCTCGGAGGGGGTCCCGGCGGCTACGAGGCCGCCATCGCCGGAGCGCAGCTCGGCGCGGAGGTGACGCTGGTGGAGCGCGTGGGCGTCGGCGGCTCGGCCGTGATGACCGACGTCGTCCCCTCGAAGACCCTCATCGCCACCGCGGAGGCCACCAACGCGCTCGGCGAGGCCGCGGACCTCGGCGTCCAGTTCTTCTCCCGCGGCGAGGCGACCCGTCGGCCCGTGCGCCCCGAGGTCGCGGTCAACCTCCAGGCCGTCAACGACCGCCTGCTCCGGCTCGCGCGCCAGCAGTCCGAGGACATGAAGTCGAGCCTCATCCGCGCCGGCGTCCGCATCGTGCAGGGCGAGGGCCGGCTCGACGGGCCGAACCGCATCATCGTCTCCACCGGGCGCGGGGGCGGCCGAGGCACCGACTTCGACGAGATCGACGCGGACACCACGGTCATCTCCACGGGCGCGAGCCCCCGCATCCTCGACACCGCGAAGCCGGACGGCGAGCGGATCCTCACCTGGACGCAGCTCTACACGATGGACTGCGTTCCCGAGCACCTCATCGTCGTGGGATCCGGCGTCACGGGCGCCGAGTTCGCCTCGGCCTACACCGCGCTCGGCGCCAAGGTCACGCTCATCTCCTCCCGCGACCAGGTGCTGCCGGGCGAGGACGCCGACGCCGCCCGCGTGATCGAGGACGTCTTCACCCGCAACGGCATGACCGTGCTGTCGAAGTCGCGCGCCGAGTCGGTCGTCCGCAAGGGCGACGGCGTGGTCGCGACGCTCAGCGACGGCCGCGTCGTCGAGGGCAGCCACTGCCTCATGGCGGTCGGATCCGTGCCCAACACCGCGGGGATCGGCCTCGAGGAGGCGGGCGTGCAGATGAGCGACTCCGGCCACATCCGCGTCAACCGCGTCGCGCGCACCTCGGTGCCGAGCGTCTACGCGGCGGGCGACTGCACCACGTTCCTGCCGCTCGCCTCGGTCGCGTCGATGCAGGGCCGCACGGCCGTCTACCACGCGATGGGCGACGCGGTCAGCCCCACCGAGCTCCGCAACGTGACCTCGAACATCTTCACGCAGCCGGAGATCGCGACGGTCGGCTGGTCGCAGAAGCAGATCGAGGAGGGGCTCGCGCAGGGCGACATCTACAAGCTGCCGCTCGCGTCCAACCCCCGCGCGAAGATGCAGAACGTGAAGGACGGCTTCGTCAAGCTGTTCGCGCGCACCGGCTCCGGCACGGTCATCGGCGGCGTCATCGTCGCCCCCAAGGCGAGCGAGCTGATCTTCCCGCTCGCCCTCGCCGTGGAGCACCGGCTCACGGTCGACGACGTCGCCCGCGCGTTCACGGTCTACCCGTCGCTCTCGGGCAGCATCTCCGACGCGGCGCGCGCGATGCACATCGTCCTCTGA
- a CDS encoding response regulator transcription factor — MTETTQGSDQVTEGRPPVRVAVVDDHESVRLGLKAACLDAGFEFILAAANARELVEGLVGRECDVVVLDLSLGDGSSVTDNVKAAQGTGAAVLVHSIADRVASVREALAAGAAGVIPKSSATQTVMAAVATVARGDVLNNLEWATAIDADRDFAKAQLGRRERDVLHLYASGLPLKLVAQQLGIANSTAREYLDRIRVKYVEVGRPAPTKVDLLRRAVEDGILPGLDQDGGDGR; from the coding sequence ATGACCGAGACCACGCAGGGATCCGATCAGGTGACCGAAGGCCGTCCGCCCGTCCGCGTCGCCGTCGTCGACGACCACGAGTCGGTGCGGCTCGGCCTCAAGGCCGCGTGCCTCGACGCCGGGTTCGAGTTCATCCTCGCGGCCGCGAACGCCCGCGAGCTCGTCGAGGGCCTGGTCGGCCGGGAGTGCGACGTGGTCGTCCTCGACCTCTCGCTGGGGGACGGATCCTCCGTCACCGACAACGTCAAGGCCGCGCAGGGCACGGGTGCCGCGGTGCTCGTCCACAGCATCGCCGACCGCGTCGCGAGCGTCCGCGAGGCGCTGGCCGCCGGTGCCGCCGGGGTGATCCCCAAGTCGTCGGCCACGCAGACCGTCATGGCGGCCGTCGCCACCGTCGCACGCGGCGACGTGCTCAACAACCTGGAGTGGGCGACCGCCATCGACGCGGACCGCGACTTCGCGAAGGCCCAGCTCGGCCGGCGCGAGCGCGACGTGCTCCACCTCTACGCCTCCGGCCTGCCGCTCAAGCTCGTCGCGCAGCAGCTGGGCATCGCGAACAGCACGGCGCGCGAGTACCTCGACCGGATCCGCGTGAAGTACGTCGAGGTCGGCCGCCCCGCCCCCACGAAGGTCGACCTGCTCCGCCGCGCCGTGGAAGACGGCATCCTCCCGGGACTGGACCAGGACGGCGGCGATGGCCGCTAG
- a CDS encoding class I SAM-dependent RNA methyltransferase has protein sequence MGEQVGREVEVDVTNMAHGGVSVARHDGRVIFVSDAIPGERVRARITEDSKKSFWRADTVEVLDASPHRRPHVWAEASVDRAPEDRVGGAELGHIRLAHQRELKRQVVVDSLSRMAHVDMDVKVQALPGDDESDGLGWRTRVSLHVADDGLVGPYASRSHRVIPVETLPLATAGVNGAAPFGQRFPGVEGIDLVAPSDGHVRMLLIDGKAQRRDTITERVHDREFKLEAGGFWQVHRRAAETLYDAVQSSVDEALFDPRAANLDLYGGVGLLAAAVGDRFGDTVRITSVESDEVATEFAGDNLAEWVGAASLTARVDRYLQNLVREASPAERRRLQAATVVLDPPRAGAKKPVVDALAELRPAQVVYVACDPVALARDVALFAERGYELRSVRSFDLFPHTHHVESVAVLVPAAS, from the coding sequence ATGGGTGAGCAGGTGGGCCGCGAGGTCGAGGTGGACGTGACGAACATGGCGCACGGAGGGGTCTCCGTGGCCAGGCACGACGGCCGGGTGATCTTCGTCTCGGACGCGATCCCCGGCGAGCGGGTGCGGGCGCGCATCACCGAGGACTCCAAGAAGTCGTTCTGGCGCGCCGACACGGTCGAGGTGCTCGACGCGTCGCCGCACCGCCGCCCGCACGTCTGGGCCGAGGCCTCCGTCGACCGCGCCCCCGAGGACCGCGTCGGCGGCGCCGAGCTCGGCCACATCCGCCTCGCCCACCAGCGCGAGCTCAAGCGGCAGGTCGTGGTCGACTCGCTCTCCCGCATGGCGCACGTCGACATGGACGTCAAGGTGCAGGCGCTCCCCGGCGACGATGAGTCCGACGGGCTCGGCTGGCGCACGCGCGTCAGCCTGCACGTGGCCGACGACGGCCTGGTCGGCCCGTACGCCTCGCGCTCGCACCGGGTGATCCCCGTGGAGACGCTGCCGCTCGCCACCGCCGGCGTCAACGGCGCGGCGCCCTTCGGGCAGCGCTTCCCCGGCGTCGAGGGGATCGACCTCGTCGCCCCCTCCGACGGCCACGTGCGCATGCTCCTCATCGACGGCAAGGCGCAGCGCCGCGACACCATCACCGAGCGCGTCCACGACCGCGAGTTCAAGCTCGAGGCGGGCGGCTTCTGGCAGGTGCACCGCCGCGCGGCCGAGACGCTCTACGACGCCGTGCAGTCCTCCGTCGACGAGGCCCTCTTCGACCCGCGCGCCGCGAACCTCGACCTCTACGGCGGTGTCGGCCTGCTGGCCGCCGCTGTGGGCGACCGCTTCGGCGACACCGTGCGGATCACGAGCGTGGAGAGCGACGAGGTCGCGACCGAGTTCGCCGGCGACAACCTGGCGGAGTGGGTGGGCGCCGCGTCGCTCACGGCGCGCGTCGACCGCTACCTGCAGAACCTCGTCCGCGAGGCGAGCCCCGCCGAGCGCCGTCGCCTGCAGGCGGCGACCGTCGTGCTCGACCCGCCGCGCGCCGGCGCCAAGAAGCCCGTCGTCGACGCGCTCGCCGAGCTGCGCCCGGCTCAGGTCGTCTACGTGGCGTGCGATCCCGTCGCGTTGGCCCGCGACGTGGCGCTGTTCGCCGAGCGCGGCTACGAGCTCCGCTCGGTGCGTTCGTTCGACCTCTTCCCGCACACCCACCACGTCGAGAGCGTGGCCGTGCTGGTGCCCGCCGCCTCCTGA
- a CDS encoding acetyl/propionyl/methylcrotonyl-CoA carboxylase subunit alpha: protein MTRVNKVLIANRGEIAVRIIRAARDAGIGSVAVYADQDRDALHVTLADEAYALDGQTSADTYLVIAKLLSIARRSGADAVHPGYGFLAENADFAQQVIDAGLTWIGPSPSAIQQLGDKTTARHVAERVGAPLAPGTLNPVSGADEVLDFVDVHGLPVAIKAAFGGGGRGLKVARTREEVPELFESATREAVAAFGRGECFVEKYLDRPRHVETQCLADSAGTVVVISTRDCSLQRRHQKLVEEAPAPFLTDEQNAQLYAASKAILREVGYVGAGTCEFLVAQDGTISFLEVNTRLQVEHPVSEEVTGIDLVREQFRIAAGGLIDYDDPAPRGHSFEFRINGEDPGRGFFPAPGPVHVFQAPGGPGVRVDSGVRAGDVVSGAFDSLLAKLIVTGSSREDALERSRRALDEFEVQGLPTVLPFHRAIVHDAAFAPADGAPFSVYTRWIETEFDNTIEPWSGALEDAAEAPARHTVVVEVGGKRIEVSLPEDLAPAAGASSSRRAAAAPARRKQAGSVDTSGGGSVTSPMQATVVKLAVEEGQQVVKGDLLVVLEAMKMEQPLTAHTAGTVSGIAAEVGQTVPSGHRLLDIV, encoded by the coding sequence ATGACGCGTGTGAACAAGGTCCTCATCGCCAACCGGGGCGAGATCGCCGTCCGCATCATCCGGGCGGCGAGGGATGCGGGGATCGGCTCGGTCGCCGTCTACGCCGACCAGGACCGCGACGCCCTGCACGTCACGCTCGCCGACGAGGCCTACGCCCTCGACGGTCAGACGAGCGCCGACACCTACCTCGTCATCGCCAAGCTCCTCTCCATCGCCCGCCGCTCCGGCGCCGACGCCGTGCACCCGGGCTATGGCTTCCTCGCCGAGAACGCCGACTTCGCCCAGCAGGTCATCGACGCCGGGCTCACGTGGATCGGCCCCTCGCCGAGCGCCATCCAGCAGCTCGGCGACAAGACCACGGCCCGGCACGTGGCCGAGCGCGTGGGCGCGCCGCTCGCCCCCGGCACGCTCAACCCCGTGTCCGGCGCCGACGAGGTGCTCGACTTCGTCGACGTGCACGGCCTGCCCGTCGCGATCAAGGCGGCGTTCGGCGGCGGCGGCCGCGGCCTCAAGGTGGCCCGCACCCGCGAGGAGGTGCCGGAGCTCTTCGAGTCCGCCACCCGCGAGGCCGTCGCGGCGTTCGGCCGCGGCGAGTGCTTCGTCGAGAAGTACCTCGACCGCCCGCGCCACGTCGAGACGCAGTGCCTGGCCGACTCCGCCGGCACCGTCGTCGTGATCTCCACCCGCGACTGCTCGCTGCAGCGCCGCCACCAGAAGCTCGTGGAGGAGGCGCCCGCGCCGTTCCTCACCGACGAGCAGAACGCCCAGCTCTACGCCGCGTCCAAGGCGATCCTCCGCGAGGTCGGCTACGTCGGCGCCGGCACGTGCGAGTTCCTCGTGGCGCAGGACGGCACCATCTCCTTCCTCGAGGTCAACACCCGCCTCCAGGTCGAGCACCCGGTCTCCGAGGAGGTCACGGGCATCGACCTCGTGCGCGAGCAATTCCGCATCGCCGCGGGCGGCCTCATCGACTACGACGACCCGGCGCCGCGCGGCCACTCGTTCGAGTTCCGCATCAACGGCGAGGATCCGGGCCGCGGCTTCTTCCCCGCGCCCGGCCCCGTGCACGTGTTCCAGGCGCCCGGCGGCCCCGGCGTCCGCGTCGACTCCGGCGTGCGGGCCGGCGACGTGGTCTCGGGCGCGTTCGACTCGCTGCTCGCGAAACTCATCGTCACGGGATCCAGCCGCGAGGACGCCCTCGAGCGCTCGCGCCGCGCCCTCGACGAGTTCGAGGTGCAGGGGCTGCCCACCGTGCTCCCCTTCCACCGCGCGATCGTGCACGACGCGGCCTTCGCCCCGGCGGACGGCGCGCCCTTCTCCGTCTACACGCGCTGGATCGAGACCGAGTTCGACAACACCATCGAGCCGTGGTCCGGCGCCCTCGAGGACGCCGCCGAGGCGCCCGCCCGGCACACGGTCGTGGTCGAGGTCGGCGGCAAGCGCATCGAGGTGAGCCTCCCCGAGGACCTCGCGCCCGCAGCAGGCGCGTCCTCGTCCCGCCGCGCGGCCGCCGCCCCGGCCCGGCGCAAGCAGGCCGGCTCCGTCGACACCTCGGGCGGCGGATCCGTCACCTCGCCCATGCAGGCGACCGTCGTCAAGCTCGCGGTCGAGGAGGGCCAGCAGGTCGTCAAGGGCGACCTCCTCGTCGTCCTCGAGGCGATGAAGATGGAGCAGCCGCTCACGGCGCACACCGCGGGCACCGTCTCCGGGATCGCCGCCGAGGTGGGCCAGACCGTCCCGTCGGGGCACCGCCTGCTCGACATCGTCTGA
- a CDS encoding Maf family protein: protein MTTRLHLASTSPARLALLRSAGIEPVVLPSDVDEPAAVAAAEAGQGPLGAEAMVQLLARAKAEAVVGQLVAGAPLTGLVLGGDSAFEIDDVVHGKPHTVERATERWRAQRGREGRLHSGHWLIEVADGRIVRGIGRAAVADVRFRADITDAEIDAYVATGEPLLVAGSFTIDSLGAAFIERIQGDPSTVVGLSLPTLRGLVRELGTEWTDLWNRQGAVAARLL from the coding sequence GTGACCACGCGCCTCCACCTCGCCTCCACCTCCCCCGCCCGCCTGGCCCTCCTGCGCTCCGCCGGCATCGAGCCCGTCGTGCTGCCCTCCGACGTCGACGAGCCCGCCGCGGTCGCGGCCGCCGAGGCGGGCCAGGGTCCGCTCGGCGCCGAGGCCATGGTGCAGCTGCTCGCGCGCGCCAAGGCCGAGGCGGTCGTCGGGCAGCTCGTCGCGGGTGCGCCGCTCACGGGCCTCGTGCTCGGCGGTGACTCGGCCTTCGAGATCGACGACGTCGTGCACGGCAAGCCGCACACCGTGGAGCGCGCCACCGAGCGCTGGCGGGCGCAGCGCGGCAGGGAGGGGCGGCTGCACTCCGGGCACTGGCTGATCGAGGTGGCCGACGGCCGCATCGTGCGCGGCATCGGGCGCGCGGCCGTCGCGGACGTGCGATTCCGCGCCGACATCACGGACGCGGAGATCGACGCCTACGTCGCCACGGGCGAGCCGCTGCTCGTCGCCGGGTCGTTCACCATCGACAGCCTGGGCGCCGCCTTCATCGAGCGGATCCAGGGCGACCCGAGCACGGTCGTCGGCCTGTCGCTGCCCACCCTCCGCGGGCTCGTCCGCGAGCTCGGTACGGAGTGGACGGACCTCTGGAACCGTCAGGGCGCCGTGGCGGCCCGCCTCCTCTGA